Proteins found in one Fibrobacter sp. UWEL genomic segment:
- the fusA gene encoding elongation factor G yields MKNITTHRNIGISAHIDSGKTTLTERILYYTKRIHAIHEVRGKDGVGATMDSMELERERGITIQSAATFASWTHTKSGEADTINIIDTPGHVDFTIEVERSLRVLDGAILVLTGVEGVQSQSITVDRQMKRYHVPRVVFVNKCDRSGANPLRVAVMLQEKLNHKPCVMQIPIGLEDQLKGVVDLVEMKAYYFEGDNGDDMRETEIPAELADQAQEYREKLVDCCADYNDEIMELAMEGKYGVDEIDKALIKKTIREACISLDVTPVFMGSAHKNIGIQKLLDGVVDYLPNPTEVENKALDLNNEEAEVVLKSEDNAPMVSYAFKLVNDRYGQLTYIRVYQGVIKKGDMITNISTGKKVSVGRLVRMHADEMVDITEAGAGDIVALFGIDCASGTTFTDGKNNYNMTSMHVPNPVIELVIEAKNRDDLDNMSKALNRFTKEDPTFQVEVNKESGETIIKGMGELHLDVYIERMRREYKVDVQTGAPQVAYRETITRSSKFDYTHKKQTGGSGQYAKVVGEMRPMAVEGDSEKVYNFVNSVVGGRIPKEYIPSCDKGFQSCMQAGSLIGFPVVGIEMDVQDGAFHPVDSSDMAFQVAARMAFREAFAKAGAQILEPIMKVEIQTPTEFQGSVVGNVSQRRGTIVGTNEELGMTTITAEVPLSEMFGYATDLRSMTQGKAEFTMEFAKYSPVPRNIQEELIKKYGDKAGARA; encoded by the coding sequence ATGAAAAACATTACTACTCACAGAAATATTGGTATTTCTGCCCACATTGACTCCGGTAAGACCACTCTTACCGAACGTATCCTCTACTACACCAAGCGTATTCACGCTATCCACGAAGTTCGTGGTAAGGACGGTGTGGGTGCCACGATGGACTCCATGGAACTCGAACGCGAACGCGGCATCACCATTCAGTCTGCTGCTACCTTCGCAAGCTGGACCCACACTAAGTCTGGCGAAGCCGACACCATTAACATCATCGATACCCCGGGGCACGTGGACTTCACTATCGAAGTTGAACGTTCTCTCCGTGTGCTTGACGGTGCTATCCTCGTTCTTACTGGCGTGGAAGGCGTTCAGTCTCAGTCTATTACCGTTGACCGCCAGATGAAGCGCTACCATGTGCCTCGTGTTGTGTTTGTCAACAAGTGCGACCGTTCCGGTGCAAATCCGCTCCGCGTTGCAGTGATGCTCCAGGAAAAGCTGAACCACAAGCCCTGCGTCATGCAGATTCCTATCGGTCTGGAAGACCAGCTGAAGGGTGTGGTTGACCTGGTTGAAATGAAGGCTTACTACTTCGAAGGCGACAACGGCGACGACATGCGCGAAACCGAAATTCCTGCTGAACTGGCTGACCAGGCTCAGGAATACCGCGAAAAGCTGGTTGACTGCTGCGCTGACTACAACGACGAAATCATGGAACTTGCTATGGAAGGCAAGTACGGCGTTGACGAAATCGACAAGGCTCTCATCAAGAAGACCATCCGCGAAGCTTGCATTAGCCTCGACGTGACCCCCGTGTTCATGGGCTCCGCTCATAAGAACATCGGTATCCAGAAGCTCCTGGACGGTGTTGTGGACTACCTCCCGAACCCGACCGAAGTTGAAAACAAGGCTCTCGACCTGAACAACGAAGAAGCAGAAGTTGTTCTGAAGTCCGAAGACAACGCTCCCATGGTCTCCTACGCATTTAAGCTGGTGAACGACCGCTACGGTCAGCTGACCTACATCCGCGTATACCAGGGTGTGATCAAGAAGGGTGACATGATCACCAACATCTCCACTGGCAAGAAGGTTTCCGTTGGCCGTCTCGTTCGTATGCACGCTGACGAAATGGTGGATATCACCGAAGCTGGTGCAGGCGACATCGTTGCTCTGTTCGGTATTGACTGCGCATCCGGTACTACCTTTACCGATGGCAAGAACAACTACAACATGACCTCCATGCACGTTCCTAACCCGGTTATCGAATTGGTGATCGAAGCTAAGAACCGTGACGACCTGGACAACATGTCCAAGGCTCTGAACCGCTTCACTAAGGAAGACCCGACTTTCCAGGTCGAAGTGAACAAGGAATCTGGCGAAACCATCATCAAGGGTATGGGCGAACTTCACCTGGACGTTTACATCGAACGTATGCGTCGTGAATACAAGGTTGACGTTCAGACTGGTGCTCCGCAGGTTGCATACCGCGAAACCATCACTCGTTCTTCCAAGTTCGACTACACTCATAAGAAGCAGACCGGTGGTAGCGGTCAGTACGCTAAGGTTGTCGGCGAAATGCGTCCGATGGCTGTTGAAGGCGACTCCGAAAAGGTTTACAACTTCGTTAACTCCGTCGTTGGCGGCCGTATTCCTAAGGAATACATCCCGTCCTGCGATAAGGGCTTCCAGAGCTGCATGCAGGCTGGTTCCTTGATCGGCTTCCCGGTTGTGGGTATCGAAATGGACGTTCAGGATGGTGCTTTCCACCCCGTTGACTCTTCCGATATGGCCTTCCAGGTTGCTGCTCGTATGGCTTTCCGCGAAGCTTTCGCTAAGGCTGGCGCTCAGATCCTCGAACCGATCATGAAGGTTGAAATCCAGACCCCGACCGAATTCCAGGGTTCCGTTGTTGGTAACGTTTCTCAGCGTCGTGGTACCATCGTTGGTACTAACGAAGAACTGGGCATGACCACCATCACCGCTGAAGTTCCGCTGTCCGAAATGTTCGGTTACGCAACTGACCTGCGTTCTATGACTCAGGGTAAGGCTGAATTCACCATGGAATTTGCAAAGTACTCTCCGGTGCCGCGCAACATCCAGGAAGAACTCATCAAGAAGTACGGCGACAAGGCTGGCGCAAGAGCTTAA
- a CDS encoding EcsC family protein has product MLFLRSRMDKKENKKETAEKLKDKITNILLDVITDIPESLYEKSDEQAAKVRKLITQASLKASAVSATLSVPAGLTGVLTSIPDIVAVWRIQAQLVADIAATYGKIGLLSREAMVWCLFRHSAASLMRDVVVRTGSRLVVQKLSLTALQKIVQKIGLKISTKFIGRAALRAIPAIGALGNGAYTYYDTTEVGKTADSYFKALSDQPTVTEAEIVEPSPTNEEK; this is encoded by the coding sequence ATGCTTTTTTTGAGGTCCCGTATGGATAAAAAGGAAAACAAGAAAGAAACTGCCGAAAAGCTGAAGGACAAGATCACCAACATTCTCCTGGATGTCATTACCGACATTCCGGAATCGCTGTACGAAAAGTCCGACGAGCAGGCCGCCAAGGTTAGAAAGCTTATTACCCAGGCGTCCCTGAAGGCATCCGCAGTCAGTGCCACTCTTTCTGTTCCCGCAGGTCTTACCGGCGTACTTACCTCCATTCCGGACATTGTTGCCGTGTGGCGAATCCAGGCGCAGTTGGTCGCAGATATTGCAGCCACCTATGGTAAGATCGGCCTGTTGAGCCGCGAAGCCATGGTCTGGTGCCTGTTCCGCCATAGCGCAGCCTCCCTCATGCGAGACGTTGTGGTTCGTACCGGCAGCCGCCTAGTGGTGCAAAAGCTATCCCTCACCGCCCTCCAGAAGATTGTCCAGAAAATCGGCCTGAAGATTTCCACCAAGTTCATCGGACGTGCAGCCCTCCGTGCCATCCCCGCTATTGGCGCACTGGGTAACGGAGCCTACACGTACTACGATACTACGGAAGTGGGTAAGACAGCAGACTCCTATTTCAAGGCTCTGTCTGACCAGCCCACCGTAACGGAAGCAGAAATCGTAGAACCCAGCCCGACTAATGAAGAAAAGTAG
- the map gene encoding type I methionyl aminopeptidase has product MAKIKVKSAKEIELIRDAGALAAETLIRAGEMCKPGVSTLEIDEFIGDYTRQHKGISACKGYHGYPRYACISINEVVCHGIPSANTILKDGDIVNIDITTILQGYHGDTSAMFCVGKVSKLAQELVDTAKFAMEEGIRAAGEQGARWYDIGNAIQDIADEHGFSVVQDYCGHGIGRGFHEDPLVFHFRNNEYPSFIEVGNVFTIEPMLNAGRPGTKTLSDGWTAVTRDGSLSAQWEHTMVRTKDGIEILTLPR; this is encoded by the coding sequence ATGGCTAAGATTAAAGTTAAATCCGCAAAAGAAATTGAACTGATCCGCGATGCAGGTGCTCTGGCTGCAGAAACCCTGATTCGCGCAGGCGAAATGTGCAAGCCCGGCGTTTCCACCCTGGAAATCGATGAATTCATCGGTGACTACACCCGCCAGCACAAGGGCATCTCCGCCTGTAAGGGTTACCACGGCTATCCCCGCTACGCATGCATCAGCATCAATGAAGTGGTGTGCCATGGCATTCCCAGCGCAAACACCATCCTGAAGGATGGAGACATCGTGAACATCGACATTACCACCATCCTCCAGGGCTACCACGGCGATACCTCCGCCATGTTCTGCGTTGGCAAGGTCAGCAAGCTGGCTCAGGAACTGGTGGACACCGCCAAGTTCGCTATGGAAGAAGGCATCCGCGCCGCAGGTGAACAGGGTGCCCGCTGGTACGACATCGGTAACGCCATCCAGGACATCGCCGACGAACACGGCTTCAGCGTGGTGCAGGACTACTGCGGTCATGGCATCGGTCGTGGCTTCCACGAAGATCCCCTGGTGTTCCACTTCCGTAACAACGAATATCCCTCCTTCATCGAAGTGGGTAACGTATTCACCATCGAGCCCATGCTGAACGCAGGCCGTCCGGGTACCAAGACCCTGTCCGACGGTTGGACCGCAGTTACTCGCGATGGTTCCTTGAGCGCACAGTGGGAACACACCATGGTTCGCACCAAGGATGGAATTGAAATTCTGACCCTGCCCCGCTAA
- a CDS encoding DEAD/DEAH box helicase has translation MSENQEVVKEEKVNPFLTPINIIEPEHKLPDYTFDMLPEEQKAILASHGWTDLMPVQRKTMPYMLAARDMLVQSKTGSGKTGAYVLPLLQVIVRDHVFPQALILVPTRELAIQVQDEVQKLSAGTGIKSVAIFGGVSYEPQLKALKEGVHIIVATPGRLMDHVQRGNVDFLDVRDLILDEADEMLSMGFYPDMQKIRKYLPKQLACTMFSATIPQTVKSLAREFQRPSAEFLSLSYDKVIANNLEHRWYSCDVMDKDSMTIKVLEYENPESCMIFCNKKCDVSYLEQVLSGYGFNVGALSGDVSQSLREKTLNAFRDKKLRILICTDVAARGIDVDHVTHVIVYDHPDDHEVYVHRSGRTARAGRSGVCISLITPVEEIEIKKTASDFGINFIKQEPLTNEAIAKKVAERTKAKLQEVSKHFGGQKAKERISHFIPLAKELANGSQDDQMLLAYLLDRYVWKK, from the coding sequence ATGAGTGAAAATCAAGAAGTTGTAAAAGAAGAAAAAGTTAATCCGTTTTTGACTCCGATTAATATTATCGAACCCGAGCACAAGCTCCCCGACTACACTTTTGACATGCTGCCGGAAGAACAGAAGGCTATCCTGGCAAGCCACGGCTGGACTGACCTGATGCCTGTCCAGCGCAAGACCATGCCCTACATGCTGGCAGCCCGCGATATGCTGGTCCAGTCCAAGACCGGTTCCGGAAAGACCGGCGCTTACGTGCTGCCCCTCCTGCAGGTGATTGTCCGTGACCATGTGTTCCCCCAGGCATTGATCCTGGTGCCCACCCGCGAATTGGCTATCCAGGTGCAGGACGAAGTGCAGAAACTTTCCGCCGGCACCGGCATTAAGTCTGTCGCCATCTTCGGCGGCGTTTCCTACGAACCCCAGCTGAAGGCTCTTAAGGAAGGCGTTCACATTATCGTCGCCACCCCGGGTCGTTTGATGGACCATGTGCAGCGCGGCAACGTGGACTTTTTGGACGTTCGTGACCTGATTCTGGACGAAGCCGACGAAATGCTTTCCATGGGATTCTATCCCGACATGCAGAAGATCCGCAAGTATCTTCCCAAGCAGCTGGCCTGCACCATGTTCAGTGCCACCATTCCCCAGACCGTCAAGAGCCTGGCCCGCGAATTCCAGCGTCCGTCTGCAGAATTCCTTTCCCTGTCCTACGACAAGGTGATTGCAAACAACCTGGAACACCGCTGGTATTCCTGCGACGTGATGGACAAGGACTCCATGACCATCAAGGTTCTGGAATACGAAAATCCCGAAAGCTGCATGATTTTCTGTAACAAGAAGTGCGATGTCAGCTATCTGGAACAGGTTCTGTCCGGATACGGCTTTAACGTTGGCGCCCTCTCTGGCGATGTCTCCCAGAGCCTTCGCGAAAAGACCCTCAACGCCTTCCGCGATAAGAAGCTGCGCATCCTGATTTGTACGGACGTGGCAGCCCGCGGTATCGACGTGGATCACGTCACCCATGTGATTGTTTACGACCATCCCGATGACCACGAAGTATACGTACATCGTAGCGGACGTACCGCCCGTGCAGGCCGTAGCGGCGTATGTATTTCTCTCATTACTCCGGTGGAAGAAATTGAAATCAAGAAGACTGCCTCCGACTTCGGCATCAACTTCATCAAGCAGGAACCTCTGACCAACGAAGCCATCGCCAAGAAGGTTGCTGAACGCACCAAGGCAAAGCTCCAGGAAGTGAGCAAGCACTTCGGCGGCCAGAAGGCCAAGGAACGCATCAGTCACTTCATCCCCCTGGCAAAGGAACTGGCAAACGGAAGTCAGGACGACCAGATGCTCCTCGCCTACCTGCTGGACAGATACGTGTGGAAGAAGTAG
- the pyrE gene encoding orotate phosphoribosyltransferase, whose protein sequence is MTKTDAFVHFLVESGALKFGDFVTKSGRNTPYFINTGEFRTGASLSKLAEFYAAAFVEHFDGKATNLYGPAYKGIPLCAATAMKLSDVYAKNLTFTYNRKEVKDHGEGGSLVGYKYAEKTNVVIIEDVITAGTSVNETLQILKNIENANVIGLLISVDRKEKLDNGKSALQTVQEEYGIEAHSIVNINDIIAFLEKEENRKAINAPEGILEKVYAYREQWGAK, encoded by the coding sequence ATGACTAAGACTGACGCATTTGTTCATTTTCTCGTAGAATCCGGCGCCCTGAAGTTTGGCGACTTCGTGACCAAGAGCGGCCGTAACACTCCGTACTTCATCAATACTGGAGAATTCCGTACTGGCGCATCTCTTTCCAAGCTGGCCGAGTTCTACGCCGCAGCCTTCGTCGAACATTTCGACGGCAAGGCAACCAACCTCTACGGTCCTGCATACAAGGGCATTCCCCTGTGCGCCGCTACCGCCATGAAGCTTTCCGACGTGTACGCCAAGAACCTGACCTTCACCTACAATCGTAAGGAAGTGAAGGACCACGGCGAAGGCGGTTCCCTGGTAGGTTACAAGTATGCCGAAAAGACCAACGTGGTGATCATCGAAGACGTGATTACTGCCGGTACTTCCGTCAACGAAACCCTGCAGATCCTCAAGAATATCGAAAACGCCAACGTAATCGGCCTCCTGATTTCTGTGGACCGCAAGGAAAAGCTGGACAACGGTAAGTCCGCCCTCCAGACCGTTCAGGAAGAATATGGCATTGAAGCTCACTCCATCGTGAACATCAACGACATCATCGCCTTCCTGGAAAAGGAAGAAAACCGCAAGGCCATCAACGCTCCCGAAGGCATTCTCGAAAAGGTGTACGCCTATCGTGAACAGTGGGGTGCTAAGTAA
- the purU gene encoding formyltetrahydrofolate deformylase, giving the protein MAITRYILQIHCPDQKGLIAGTTQVLAKAGANIVDLQQHTAKDIETFFLRAVFEAEPENIEEVRKHLQTLEGHLQLNWKLFDTSKTERVAIFVSKTDHCLYDLLLKKRDGDLPCEFSCIVGNHPDLGPIGGNFGVPFYYVPSNPDKNIPENRFREIIEETKTDTVVLARYMQILSASFTEEFKYRVINIHHGFLPAFKGAKPYHQAWNKGVKIIGATAHFATEDLDQGPIIAQDIQRVPETASIDELVELGKDIEKRTLSQALKLWLEHRVFVVAGRTFIL; this is encoded by the coding sequence ATGGCTATTACACGTTACATTTTGCAGATTCATTGCCCTGACCAAAAGGGCCTTATTGCCGGTACCACTCAAGTCCTCGCCAAGGCAGGCGCCAACATCGTCGACTTGCAGCAACATACCGCCAAAGACATTGAAACATTCTTCCTCCGTGCAGTTTTTGAAGCAGAACCCGAAAACATCGAAGAAGTTCGCAAGCACCTGCAGACTCTGGAAGGTCACCTCCAGCTGAACTGGAAGCTGTTTGACACCTCCAAGACCGAACGTGTTGCAATTTTCGTTTCCAAGACGGACCACTGCCTCTACGATCTGCTCCTGAAGAAGCGTGACGGCGACCTGCCCTGCGAATTCAGCTGCATCGTGGGTAACCATCCGGACCTGGGCCCCATCGGCGGTAACTTCGGCGTGCCTTTCTATTACGTGCCGTCTAATCCGGACAAGAACATTCCGGAAAACCGCTTCCGCGAAATTATTGAAGAAACCAAGACCGATACCGTGGTTCTGGCCCGCTACATGCAGATTCTCTCTGCATCCTTCACTGAAGAATTTAAATACCGCGTGATCAACATCCACCACGGCTTCCTTCCGGCATTCAAGGGCGCAAAGCCCTACCACCAGGCATGGAACAAGGGTGTGAAGATTATCGGTGCAACCGCACACTTCGCTACCGAAGATCTGGACCAGGGACCCATCATTGCCCAGGATATCCAGCGAGTTCCTGAAACCGCAAGTATTGATGAACTGGTGGAACTGGGTAAGGATATTGAAAAGCGAACCCTGTCCCAGGCACTGAAGCTCTGGCTGGAACACCGCGTCTTCGTGGTTGCCGGTCGTACGTTTATTCTCTAG
- a CDS encoding fibrobacter succinogenes major paralogous domain-containing protein: MNFKSALVAVAGLVAVAAFAAPPKTWDAIYNAEGEGDYAAGKIDGNIRFGKYTHYKEVQPVSFRVNDGQFQFSVAGNMTVPAQKIEKEHFYDVCNDTKEAWISYFNKPRNFKSGKGEESLIVNIAGVDLACGNDLYAIADIKLKFDNEKAHEAWTNEIYGREKYRREKVVEFRRAEQEHRSDLREKSGFFTDPRDGQSYRTIKVEGREWFAQNVNYEVEGHSWCYEDKDSYCARSGRLYDLEGARKACPEGWHLPRDREWMDMITGLTHCYEGVDKCEAFAKKMKATTGWHGGGGTDEYGFSVFSSGYRKIIGKSTVRYEDMGEYAGFWSGQNGRNETIWLWSMGRMSDQMVRQLVPGNAKVNGYSVRCINGN, encoded by the coding sequence ATGAATTTCAAATCTGCTTTAGTTGCTGTGGCTGGCTTGGTTGCCGTTGCCGCATTTGCTGCTCCCCCCAAGACCTGGGATGCAATTTACAATGCCGAAGGTGAAGGTGACTATGCCGCCGGTAAGATCGATGGAAACATCCGTTTCGGTAAGTATACCCATTACAAGGAAGTTCAGCCTGTATCCTTCCGTGTGAACGACGGTCAGTTCCAGTTTTCTGTTGCCGGTAACATGACTGTGCCCGCCCAGAAGATCGAAAAGGAACATTTCTACGATGTTTGTAATGATACCAAGGAAGCTTGGATTTCCTACTTCAACAAACCTCGTAACTTCAAGTCCGGTAAGGGTGAAGAATCCTTGATCGTGAACATTGCCGGTGTGGATTTGGCTTGCGGTAACGATCTGTATGCCATTGCCGATATCAAGCTGAAGTTTGATAACGAAAAGGCTCACGAAGCATGGACCAACGAAATCTACGGTCGTGAAAAGTATCGTCGTGAAAAGGTGGTGGAATTCCGCCGCGCCGAACAGGAACACCGCTCTGATCTTCGCGAAAAGTCCGGCTTCTTTACCGACCCTCGTGATGGCCAGTCCTATCGTACTATCAAGGTGGAAGGCCGTGAATGGTTCGCCCAGAATGTGAACTACGAAGTGGAAGGCCATTCCTGGTGCTACGAAGACAAGGACTCTTACTGCGCACGTAGTGGCCGTCTTTATGACTTGGAAGGTGCCCGCAAGGCTTGCCCCGAAGGTTGGCATCTGCCCCGTGACCGCGAATGGATGGACATGATTACGGGTCTTACCCACTGCTACGAAGGTGTGGACAAGTGCGAAGCCTTTGCTAAGAAGATGAAGGCTACTACTGGTTGGCATGGTGGTGGCGGTACCGATGAATACGGCTTCTCCGTGTTCTCCTCCGGCTATCGTAAGATTATCGGTAAGTCTACCGTCCGCTACGAAGACATGGGTGAATACGCTGGTTTCTGGAGTGGTCAGAATGGCCGCAACGAAACCATCTGGCTCTGGTCCATGGGCCGCATGAGCGATCAGATGGTCCGTCAGCTGGTTCCTGGCAATGCCAAGGTAAACGGCTACTCCGTCCGCTGTATCAACGGAAATTAA
- the argS gene encoding arginine--tRNA ligase, with protein sequence MNSFEQEIASALEATGSFTADAALKLISVPPDTTHGNFTIPCFSLAKTLRKAPKIIAEELAAQVKLPAGLSKVEAVNGYLNFFIDRNFLAKSTLEGIASKGLTYGHQESNGKVVCIDFSSPNIGKELAFHHLRSTMIGNSLSRIYKAAGYKVERINHLGDWGTAFGKLIVMYLREKRPTDQATLDSLTVKELNILYAAFSKACKEEPGLEDEARAAFTKLEQGDEFYRTLWSAFKAATLKELMRIYDMMGVGFDHYTGESFFEDKIPAILDELREKNLMIKSQDLDVVMLDEFDLNPCLIRKSDGSTLYATRDLAAADYRMKEYNFDKCLYVVDLGQALHFKQVFHVLKKMGREWYTNMYHIPFGVILQLVDGKWEKGKTRTGTASLLRDVIEAAQKKILEFIDAKNPELENKELIARQIGISALTFNDLKNSRVKDVRFDWDAVMSFEGDTGPYVQNAHVRLCSIMRKAGYTVPVTDVNYDQLADDAAYSLINLLSKKADKILGAVAADEPSVLAQYALEIAEAAHKFIHEDRVLGSAEEKSRLFLVQSTQIVLENVLDLLGLFPIRQM encoded by the coding sequence ATGAACTCGTTTGAGCAAGAAATTGCAAGCGCACTGGAAGCTACCGGCAGCTTTACCGCCGATGCAGCTCTCAAGCTTATCTCTGTGCCGCCTGATACTACCCACGGCAACTTTACTATTCCCTGCTTCTCCCTTGCAAAGACTCTTCGCAAGGCCCCGAAGATTATCGCCGAAGAATTGGCTGCCCAGGTAAAGCTTCCCGCCGGTCTTTCCAAGGTGGAAGCTGTTAACGGCTACCTGAACTTCTTTATCGACCGTAACTTCCTGGCAAAGTCCACTCTGGAAGGTATTGCCTCCAAGGGCCTCACCTACGGTCATCAGGAATCCAACGGCAAGGTCGTGTGCATTGACTTCAGTTCCCCCAACATCGGTAAGGAACTGGCTTTCCACCACCTGCGCTCTACCATGATCGGTAACAGCCTTTCTCGCATTTACAAGGCTGCAGGCTACAAGGTTGAACGTATCAACCACCTGGGTGACTGGGGTACCGCTTTCGGTAAGCTCATCGTCATGTACCTCCGCGAAAAGCGCCCCACGGACCAGGCAACCCTGGATTCCCTCACCGTCAAGGAACTGAACATTCTTTACGCAGCCTTCTCCAAGGCCTGTAAGGAAGAACCGGGTCTGGAAGATGAAGCCCGCGCCGCCTTTACCAAGCTGGAACAGGGCGATGAATTCTACCGCACCCTGTGGTCCGCCTTTAAGGCAGCGACCCTCAAGGAACTGATGCGCATCTATGACATGATGGGCGTCGGCTTTGACCACTATACCGGCGAATCCTTCTTTGAAGACAAGATTCCCGCCATCCTGGATGAACTGCGCGAAAAGAACCTGATGATCAAGAGCCAGGATCTGGACGTGGTCATGCTGGATGAATTCGACCTGAACCCCTGCCTGATCCGCAAGAGTGACGGTTCTACTTTGTACGCAACCCGCGACTTGGCTGCAGCCGACTACCGCATGAAGGAATACAACTTCGACAAGTGTCTGTACGTTGTTGACCTGGGCCAGGCACTCCATTTCAAGCAGGTGTTCCATGTTCTTAAGAAGATGGGCCGCGAATGGTACACCAACATGTACCACATTCCCTTTGGCGTGATTCTCCAGCTGGTGGACGGCAAGTGGGAAAAGGGCAAGACCCGTACAGGTACCGCAAGCCTTTTGCGCGACGTGATTGAAGCCGCCCAGAAGAAGATTCTTGAATTCATCGACGCAAAGAATCCGGAACTGGAAAACAAGGAACTGATTGCCCGTCAGATCGGTATTTCAGCCCTTACCTTCAATGACCTGAAGAACAGCCGCGTGAAGGACGTCCGCTTTGACTGGGATGCAGTCATGAGTTTTGAAGGCGACACAGGTCCTTACGTCCAGAACGCACATGTTCGCCTCTGCAGTATTATGCGTAAGGCCGGATACACCGTTCCCGTTACGGACGTGAACTACGACCAGCTGGCAGATGATGCCGCCTACAGTTTGATCAACCTTCTTTCCAAGAAGGCAGACAAGATTCTCGGCGCCGTCGCAGCTGACGAACCCAGCGTTCTCGCACAGTACGCCCTGGAAATCGCAGAAGCAGCCCACAAGTTCATCCACGAAGACCGCGTTCTCGGTTCTGCCGAAGAAAAGTCTCGCTTGTTCCTGGTGCAGTCCACTCAGATCGTCCTGGAAAACGTGCTTGACCTGTTGGGACTCTTCCCGATCCGTCAGATGTAA
- the rsfS gene encoding ribosome silencing factor, whose translation MTTRNDLPESIQLGASILFELRAQDVQLIDLRGIKDVTDYFLVATCESEAQMQAILNELHKEFKANKVPTLGVEYKEGVRWAVFDAGMDLMVHLFEEEKRAEISLDRLYADGKIEELNEEDFVREATKKSGDDNELV comes from the coding sequence ATGACAACTAGAAATGACCTGCCGGAATCCATCCAGTTGGGCGCAAGCATTCTTTTTGAACTGCGCGCTCAGGACGTGCAACTCATCGACCTTCGCGGAATCAAGGACGTGACCGACTACTTCCTGGTCGCCACTTGCGAAAGCGAAGCCCAGATGCAGGCTATCCTTAACGAACTCCACAAGGAATTCAAGGCCAACAAGGTTCCCACCTTGGGCGTGGAATACAAGGAAGGCGTTCGCTGGGCAGTGTTCGATGCAGGCATGGACCTGATGGTTCACCTGTTCGAAGAAGAAAAGCGTGCAGAAATTTCTTTGGACCGTCTGTATGCTGACGGCAAGATTGAAGAACTGAATGAAGAAGACTTCGTCCGCGAAGCCACCAAGAAGTCTGGAGACGACAATGAACTCGTTTGA
- a CDS encoding LytR C-terminal domain-containing protein yields the protein MRLIACLVFCALLLGCEEVREEAPKPQIVRTYKGDVELLNSCGIQGAASTMRTFLRENGFDVVSSRNDVLQNYEETIIVLRNPEWEGAQALAKTLKTKNVLVVLSDHAVVDAAVYIGKDFKQIIEPEEGK from the coding sequence ATGCGACTTATTGCTTGCCTAGTATTCTGCGCCCTGCTGTTGGGATGTGAAGAGGTTCGGGAAGAAGCCCCCAAGCCTCAGATTGTCCGTACCTACAAGGGCGACGTGGAACTCTTAAACAGCTGCGGTATTCAAGGTGCCGCTTCCACCATGCGAACCTTCCTGAGAGAGAACGGATTCGACGTGGTCAGTTCCCGAAACGATGTGCTGCAGAATTACGAGGAAACCATCATCGTTCTTAGAAACCCCGAATGGGAAGGTGCGCAAGCACTTGCAAAGACCCTTAAGACGAAGAACGTTCTGGTGGTGTTGAGCGACCATGCTGTGGTAGACGCAGCCGTATACATTGGAAAAGACTTTAAACAAATCATCGAACCCGAAGAGGGAAAATAA
- the panD gene encoding aspartate 1-decarboxylase, with the protein MQLELLKCKIHRATVTDANLNYQGSITIARDLMDAAGLLPYEKVGVLDVNNGSRLDTYVIEGPAKSGMICLNGAAARLVQPGDLVIIVAYATMSPEEAKTWQPTVVHVNEKNEIV; encoded by the coding sequence ATGCAGCTTGAACTCCTCAAATGTAAGATTCACCGCGCGACGGTAACTGATGCAAACCTGAATTATCAGGGTTCTATCACTATTGCCCGCGATCTGATGGATGCCGCAGGCCTCCTTCCCTACGAAAAGGTTGGCGTTCTAGACGTGAACAACGGTTCCCGTCTGGATACTTACGTGATTGAAGGTCCTGCAAAGTCCGGCATGATTTGCCTGAATGGCGCTGCCGCCCGACTGGTACAGCCCGGCGACCTAGTGATTATTGTGGCATACGCAACCATGTCTCCTGAAGAAGCAAAGACCTGGCAGCCTACCGTCGTTCACGTTAACGAAAAGAACGAAATCGTCTAA